From a single Apium graveolens cultivar Ventura chromosome 2, ASM990537v1, whole genome shotgun sequence genomic region:
- the LOC141706221 gene encoding transcription factor SPEECHLESS-like has translation MSDSLTSSDFFQGSEFVDYATSPDNFFSILEALDGELMNPIAIAGREADVTIGPKEGSASVEVESTSAPKLVSEKLTSSIFSNDTDPKALAEASNDLSSPKSNKRKLGNPTEGQQKISHITVERNRRKQINDNLTVLRTLMPSFYVKRGDQASIVGGVADYITELQQILRSLEAKKQRKVIYSDVVMSPRLVSSPRTKATAISSLPISPRKPPLSPRIVSSLPASPRTPQSIISNNCSLINNHLHRLLVQQLHPSANNFLPSPTTTLAPPSASLLLEPSSSSSNCSTSSIIDNDQLVANSKSRVADVEVKFCGPNVILSTVSPRIPGQALKIISALEHLSLEILSVTLNTTDQNTVNYSFTIKIGIECKLSAEELAHQIQQTFC, from the exons ATGAGTGATTCGTTGACGTCTTCTGATTTTTTCCAAGGCTCTGAATTTGTCGACTATGCCACCTCGCCTGATAATTTCTTCAGTATCCTCGAAGCTTTAGATGGCGAGTTGATGAATCCAATAGCAATAGCTGGTCGAGAAGCTGATGTAACTATAGGTCCAAAAGAAGGCAGTGCAAGTGTAGAGGTGGAGAGTACGAGTGCACCTAAATTAGTTTCTGAAAAATTAACATCTTCCATATTTAGCAACGACACGGATCCTAAGGCACTTGCTGAAGCTAGTAATGATTTAAGTTCACCAAAGTCCAACAAACGGAAGCTCGGTAATCCTACGGAAGGACAACAGAAGATATCTCATATAACAGTGGAGAGAAATCGAAGGAAGCAGATAAATGACAATTTAACTGTCTTGCGCACCCTTATGCCATCCTTTTATGTCAAAAGA GGTGATCAAGCGTCAATAGTAGGAGGTGTTGCAGATTACATTACTGAATTGCAACAAATTTTACGATCACTGGAGGCGAAAAAGCAAAGGAAGGTAATTTATAGTGATGTCGTCATGAGTCCGAGGCTTGTTTCAAGTCCAAGAACAAAAGCAACAGCAATATCATCCTTACCAATCAGTCCTAGAAAGCCCCCTTTAAGTCCAAGAATAGTTTCAAGCTTACCAGCTAGTCCAAGAACTCCCCAATCAATCATAAGCAACAACTGCTCTCTTATTAACAACCACCTTCATAGGTTATTAGTACAACAACTTCATCCATCAGCCAATAATTTCTTACCATCTCCTACGACTACCTTGGCACCACCGTCGGCTTCATTGCTACTTGAACCTTCATCGTCTTCATCCAATTGCTCAACATCGTCTATCATTGATAATGACCAACTGGTAGCAAATTCGAAGTCTAGGGTTGCTGATGTGGAGGTAAAGTTTTGTGGTCCAAATGTAATATTAAGCACTGTTTCTCCGAGAATACCTGGCCAAGCCCTGAAGATAATATCAGCACTCGAACATCTCTCCCTTGAGATTCTCAGTGTTACCCTTAACACTACTGATCAAAATACCGTGAATTATTCCTTCACTATCAAG ATTGGAATTGAATGCAAACTAAGTGCGGAGGAATTGGCTCATCAAATTCAGCAAACATTCTGCTGA